The sequence CTCCGCGCGTCGGACGCCGGCGGCCACGGGTGTCCGCCGAGCCCGGAGCCCGAGCCGGCGCCGCGGCCGACCCGGACGGCCGTCGTCTGCGACTACGCGCTCACGATTCCCTGACCGCCGCGGGCAGTGCGCCCGTCCCGGGGTCCCGGCCCGTCAGGCAGTACGTGCCGCCGGCCGGGTCGCGCATCACCGCCCAGTGCGGGCCCTGGTGGACGCGGACGGCGCCCAGACGCTCGTGCCGGGCCCGGGTCGCCGCGATGTCCGCGCAGGCCAGGTCCAGGTGGGCGGAGGCCGGGCGGTCGTCGCCGAGCCGCTGGAGCAGGATCCGCACGGGCAGGCCCGCGGGCGGCCGGAGCACCCGGAACTCCGGCAGGGAACCGTCCTGGAGGTCCCAGCCGGTCAGCGTGGCCCAGAAGGCGCTCTCGGTGTCGTACCGGGAGGGCGGGACGTCCAGGCACACCTGGTCCAGGCGGCCGCCCTCGACCACCGGCGGCCGTACCGTCTCGCCGTGCCACGGCACGGCGCAGAACAGCTGCCCGGCGGGCGAGCGCAGCACCGCCCAGTCGCCGTGGTCCGCGACCAGGCCCGCGCCGAGTTCCCGGGCCGCCCGGGCCAGGGCCGCCGGGTCGTCGACGCAGAGGTCGAGATGCGCCCCGCCCGCGCCCTCGGTGACTCCCTGGAGCTTCACGCAGGCGTCCGTCCCGTCGGACAGCAGCGTCATGAACTCGCCTTGTCCACCGCGCGGTTCGGAGGGCCGGGTGCCGGTGACGGCCGTCCAGAAGGCGCGGGCGTCGGCGAGGCGGGCGGCGGGGCGGTCGACGAAGGCGTAGGTCCAGCGGATGGTGTCCATGGCGGGGATCGTAGGCAGCCGTCCCCGCCGCACCGGCGGAATTTCAGTCCGCGGGCCGCTGAAGGAACCGCAGCATGTTCCCGGCCGGGTCCCGGAAGGCGCAGTCGCGCACCCCGTAGGGCTGGTCCGTGGGCTCCTGGAGCACATCGCCGCCGGCCTCCCGGACCCGCTCGTACAGCGCGTCGCAGTCGGCGGTGGTGAAGATGACACCGCGCAGCAGGCCCTTGGCGAGCAACTCGGCGATCGCCTGCTTGTCGGCTGGGGAGATGTCCGGGCTCGCGCCCGGCGGCTCCAGCACGATCTCCACGTCCGGCTGGAGCGGCGAGCCCACGGTGACCCAGCGCATCCCCTCGAAGCCCACGTCGTTGCGGATCTCCATGCCGAGCACGTCACAGTAGAAGTGGAGCGCCTTGTCGTGGTCGTCCACGGCGATGAAGCACTGCTTGAGTTTCAGATCCATGGCTTCACGCTAGGCCCAGCCCGGCCGCCCTGCGCGGGAGCCGGTGCTTCAGTACGGCCTGCGGCGCGGGCGGGTGAACGAACGGGCCACACAGGAGGGGATCACCGCGCTCTCCTCGTGGGAGGCGGCCCGATAGGCGCTCGGGGTCTGGCCGACCAACTCGGTGAACCGGGAGCTGAAGGAGCCGAGGGAGGTGCAGCCGACGGCGAAGCACACCTCGGTCACGGTGAGGTCGCCGCGACGCAGCAGCGCCTTGGCCCGCTCGACCCGGCGCGTCATCAGATAGCTGTACGGCGTCTCCCCGTACGCCTTGCGGAAGCTGCGCTGGAAGTGACCCGGCGACATGTGGGCGCCCCGCGCCAGCTCGGTCATGTCGAGCGGCTCGGCGTACTCGCGGTCCATGCGGTCACGCACCCGCCGCAGCCGTACCAGGTCCTCCAGGGTCATTCCCCCAGCCTGGCACAGGGACTTTCACCCGGGCAGCGGACCGATCGCTTCCGCACGGACCGGGTATTGAACGCTTTCGCACAGGACCACACAACAGAGTCCGCCGAATTCGACACGCCGTTCGCCTTCGGTTAGCCCGGCATTGGCCCGTGCTTGCTTTCCTCGGGGGATGGACCACATCACGTTCCTCGTGGCGGTCGTCATCGTCACGGCGCTGGCCTTCGACTTCACCAATGGGTTCCACGACACGGCGAACGCGATGGCGACATCCATCGCGACGGGGGCGCTGAAACCACGGACGGCCGTTCTGGTGAGCGGCGTGCTGAACATCGTGGGTGCCTTCCTGTCCACCGAGGTCGCCAAGACGATCTCCGGCGGGATAGTGGACGACACACTGGTCACCCCAGCGATGATCTTCGCCGGACTGGTCGGGGCGATCCTGTGGAACCTCGTGACCTGGCTCGCCGGGCTGCCCTCCAGCTCGTCGCACGCCCTGTTCGGCGGGCTCATCGGGGCCGTCTGGGTCGGTGCGGGGTCCGACGGTGTGCACTTCGACAAGGTTGTCGAGAAGGTGCTCATCCCCGCCGTGGCCTCGCCGATGGTGGCGGGCGTCGCGGCGCTGATCGCCACCTACCTCACCTACAAGCTCACCGAGCGGGCCCGCAAGGAGTCGGTCACCAAGGGCTTCCGGATCGGCCAGATCGCCTCGGCCTCGCTGGTCTCGCTGGCGCACGGCACCAACGACGCGCAGAAGACGATGGGCGTCATCACCCTCACCCTCATCTCGGCGGGCGCCCTCGGGCACGAGGCGGGGCCGCCGGTCTGGGTGATCGGTGCGGCGGGCGTCGCCATCGGCCTCGGCACTTACCTGGGCGGCTGGCGGATCATCCGCACCATGGGCAAGGGCCTCACCGAGATCCAGTCCCCGCAGGGCTTCGCCGCCGAGACGGCCTCCACGACGGTGATCCTCACCTCCGCCCACCTGGGCTTCGCCCTGTCCACCACCCAGGTTGCCTCAGGCTCCATCCTCGGCGCCGGTCTGGGCCGGCGCCTGGCGGAGGTCCGCTGGGGCGTCGCCGGCCGCATGGTGGCCGCCTGGCTGATCACCCTGCCCGCCGCCGCGCTGGTCGGCGGGCTCGCCGCGAGCGTGGTCAAGCACGGCGGCAACGTCGGTACGGCGGTGATCGCCCTGGTCGCGGTCGCCCTCGCGACGGTCATCGTCCTCGCCTCGCGCCGCAACCCGGTGCACGCGAACAACGTCAACGACGACCACGAGGTCACCCTCACCACCGCCCCGGCCCACGTCGACACGGCCGCCTGAGCCAAGGAGAGCCCCCATGCATCTCGACTGGACCGCACTCGGCCAGGTCACCGCGGTGAGCATCGGCGTCACCGTCGCCGTGGTCGCCGTCTTCGCCCTCGGCGTCCTCGGCCTCGCCCGGATCGACGACCCCCGCGAACACGCCGACGGCGCCCGCGCCTTGGGCCTCACCCAGGCGGCGCTGTGCTTCCTGGCGTGCGCGGCGGTGGTGGCGTACGGGATCTATCTGATCGTTCCGCAGTTCCATTGAGGCAGCCGAAGGCGGACGCGATGACCCCTCTGATGACGGAGGGCCTGCGGGTCGACTACACCGACCACGACGACCCCGTACTGATCAGGCCCGACGGCACTCCGGTGGACACCTGGCGGGAGAACTACCCGTACGGGCAGCGGATGGAGCGCAAGGAGTACGAGTGGCACAAGCGGCTCCAGCAGATCGAACTGCTGAAGCTGCAGGGCTGGATCAAGGAGACCGGCCGCCGGCTCGTCATCGTCTTCGAGGGACGGGACGCGGCGGGCAAGGGCGGCACCATCAAGCGGTTCACCGAGCATCTGAACCCGCGCGGCGCGCGCGTGGTGGCGCTGGAGAAGCCGACCGAACGCGAGCGCGGGCAGTGGTACTTCCAGCGGTACGTCGAACACCTGCCGACCGCCGGCGAGATCGTGCTCTTCGACCGCTCCTGGTACAACCGGGCCGGTGTGGAGCGGGTGATGGGTTTCTGCACGGACGACGAGTACCGCCGGTTCACCCGCCAGGCTCCGCTCTTCGAACGAATGCTGGTCGACGACGGAGTGGACCTGGTCAAGTTCTGGTTCTCGG is a genomic window of Streptomyces griseochromogenes containing:
- a CDS encoding helix-turn-helix transcriptional regulator, giving the protein MTLEDLVRLRRVRDRMDREYAEPLDMTELARGAHMSPGHFQRSFRKAYGETPYSYLMTRRVERAKALLRRGDLTVTEVCFAVGCTSLGSFSSRFTELVGQTPSAYRAASHEESAVIPSCVARSFTRPRRRPY
- a CDS encoding inorganic phosphate transporter; protein product: MDHITFLVAVVIVTALAFDFTNGFHDTANAMATSIATGALKPRTAVLVSGVLNIVGAFLSTEVAKTISGGIVDDTLVTPAMIFAGLVGAILWNLVTWLAGLPSSSSHALFGGLIGAVWVGAGSDGVHFDKVVEKVLIPAVASPMVAGVAALIATYLTYKLTERARKESVTKGFRIGQIASASLVSLAHGTNDAQKTMGVITLTLISAGALGHEAGPPVWVIGAAGVAIGLGTYLGGWRIIRTMGKGLTEIQSPQGFAAETASTTVILTSAHLGFALSTTQVASGSILGAGLGRRLAEVRWGVAGRMVAAWLITLPAAALVGGLAASVVKHGGNVGTAVIALVAVALATVIVLASRRNPVHANNVNDDHEVTLTTAPAHVDTAA
- a CDS encoding VOC family protein — protein: MDLKLKQCFIAVDDHDKALHFYCDVLGMEIRNDVGFEGMRWVTVGSPLQPDVEIVLEPPGASPDISPADKQAIAELLAKGLLRGVIFTTADCDALYERVREAGGDVLQEPTDQPYGVRDCAFRDPAGNMLRFLQRPAD
- the ppk2 gene encoding polyphosphate kinase 2, encoding MTPLMTEGLRVDYTDHDDPVLIRPDGTPVDTWRENYPYGQRMERKEYEWHKRLQQIELLKLQGWIKETGRRLVIVFEGRDAAGKGGTIKRFTEHLNPRGARVVALEKPTERERGQWYFQRYVEHLPTAGEIVLFDRSWYNRAGVERVMGFCTDDEYRRFTRQAPLFERMLVDDGVDLVKFWFSVSQGEQRTRFTIRQVDPVRQWKLSPMDLASLDRWDDYTAAKVAMFRETDTDHAPWTVVKSNDKKRARVEAMRSVLARFAYADKDDEVVGTPDPRIVGAAAGLLEAGEDDRDGT
- a CDS encoding VOC family protein; its protein translation is MDTIRWTYAFVDRPAARLADARAFWTAVTGTRPSEPRGGQGEFMTLLSDGTDACVKLQGVTEGAGGAHLDLCVDDPAALARAARELGAGLVADHGDWAVLRSPAGQLFCAVPWHGETVRPPVVEGGRLDQVCLDVPPSRYDTESAFWATLTGWDLQDGSLPEFRVLRPPAGLPVRILLQRLGDDRPASAHLDLACADIAATRARHERLGAVRVHQGPHWAVMRDPAGGTYCLTGRDPGTGALPAAVRES